The sequence below is a genomic window from Anopheles cruzii chromosome 3, idAnoCruzAS_RS32_06, whole genome shotgun sequence.
atttttttcaatttttccaaaTTGCCCGTAATTAGGTAAAGGAAAGAGAGTTTATCGAAATTTTTCGTGCGTTGGTAGCACATCTCTACAACTTGATGGTTGCCCTGCATAAGGGCACTTTGAGCTAACCGCTCCCAACATTGTTTGTCATCCATTGCTTTAGCCGCCTCCAGGGCTACCTCGATGTTACCGCATTCAAGTGCCAATCCAAAACGGGTTTTTTCGTCCTTAACGAAATGCAGGGCCACCTCTGGATAACCCTTCTGCTGCAGATAAGCAATGATGCTCTGACCGACCAACCGAGCGTTGCGTACCATGTGCAGCACCTCCTCATACTTGCGGTTGATTAATGCCAGCTTGAACTTGTACTCGGTGGTGTCGATCGTTAACAGTCGGGTGCGACATTCGCGATCCAAACAGAACACCTGACTGTTCTTGACGCGTGTTATGTAGATCGGAAGATCGAGAGTACGAATAATGCCGTGATCACCGTTAATGATCGCGTACTTAATGTGGTTAGATGTGGTGTAGATGAAGACGCCCGATTCATCCCATGCTCCGGATTTGATGCGAGCACTCTCATGGATGGAACAGAGCAGATCCAATCGGCGATTACAAATGTTGAGCGTATGTTTGGCCAACAATGCTACGTGGCTCATATCCGTCGACCATACCACGTACTTACATTTGGCAATTTTGACCTGCGCCAGCGATCTTAGTTGCTGAACATCAAAGAGTGTCACATGCTCCGGTTCACGTAACAACAACATGCCAGTGCCTGCGTAGAATATCTCATCGCAGACGGGAGTCTGAACTTTCTTTGTTACCTCGTTTTTGAAGTTCTTTATCACGAGCTGGTTGGTACGATCCAGAACAGCAAATCGGTTTCGCGCTACCCAGACGGCCGTCACTCCCGATGAGCGCTTGCTGTCCGTTTCTTTGTTCTGTGATCCGCTATCTTTTTGCGGGATGCTGTACAAATCGTACGTACTGTTCTCCAAATTGGACGTTCTCGTGCAAAGTAGAACCGCGTTCAAGGCGGGATTGTAAGACATGCTGTATACCGGCATCTTCCCCCCACCACGAATAGTCATGACTACCGCgtcggtgtttgtgttgaaGTCCAGTTCACGAAGAAATCTTTCCTTTACGTAGTATAAGCAATTTCCGTACACTGCATATGCCGGACGCTCTCTTTCAAGCTTGAAAACAATCGTACCTGAATCGTGTCCAGCCGCAAACAGATTCAAATTAGGGTGAGCCGCCAGGATCCAAAAACGTTCATTTTCGCGCCGAAAAGTGTGGATACACTGCCGTTTAGTCATATCCCACACACGTATGCTTTTGTCTTCGCTATTAGAGATGATCAGATCGGCCCGAGGATGGAACAGTACACACGAAACGTTATGATAGTGACCACGGCAAGTGTCTACCTCCCATGCCTTGTACTCGTTCATGCGCCAGAGCTTCACTTGACGATCGTCCGCACCCGACGCTATCAGCGGCATCGAGGGGTGAAAACTGGCCCAATTAACCCCACGATCGTGGCCTTCGAGAACGTGTTTTACAACAGCGTCCGCTTGACCAAACAGATCTGCCGTTCCTGGGTTTTTCAAATGGTCGTCCAACCCTGCAGGACCAGGTGCTACGTTTTTCTTACGAAGCCCAGAAATATCCCAAATGCGAACAGTTTGATCCAACGACGCCGATACAATTATGTCCTCATCACTCATGTGGAATTGGGCGCACATCACGTAATGGTTGTGGCCAGTCAACACACAGATGCAAGAGCGAGACTGCCAGTTCCATATGCGAATGGTTTGATCGTCAGAAGCACTCAGAATCCAAGGATACTCATGGTGAAATACCGTTGTCCGCACATAGTCTAAGTGGCCCAATAGCGTGAAGATACAGCGACGCTGCTTATAATTCCATACTTTGATTTTGAAATCATCGCCACCCGAAACGAAGAGCGGCTGCTGGTTATGGAATGCAATGCCGCGTACCGGGCCATCATGTTCGTCAAACTTTTCGATTAATGTGCTGATGCGATAATCCCACAGCTGTATGACGCCACTATGCAAACTGcaaatattacaaaaaaaaccaaacaaaagaATGTATAAAAAGTACAAAAGTATGTTTACTGGTGAGCTACTACTATCGATTCTACTCTCAAAGAACACACCTTGCAAGAATCCATGGACGTTTAGGATGGAACGATAAACCTTTGACACGGGCCGACTTGGTCTCGAAAtttgtcaacattttcgaaTACTTTAGCTCAAATAATCACTCAAACTAATCTTTTACTTTCTTACTTCAAACACTTGATACTTGCGCAAAACCTGTGGAGAAGTGAAATGCTCGATAAGACTCTTTAAAAGTTAGTTACTTGCTGTCTGAAAACAGGTCGACCGAAAATTGCATTGTTGTACCAGTTGGACTGACACGTCAATCATAATACAAACGGACCTGGTACTTGAATGCCTAGTGGTCGTGACCTCCTATGCCTTACGCATATGTCTAACAAAgtataagaaaaaaatacaattagATTTTTAATTATCTTAAAATATGCCTAATATGCGTAATTAACCCTATGTTCGATGTCTTAACGTCTTAATGTCGTTCGTCTTAACTCTATGTTCGATGTATATTGATAAATGTGTGAATATTATTTGAAgtttttgtgcaattttatCCTAATTTCAGTTTTGCTGATAAATATATGATGTTTCGTGCATTTCAAttcacatttcaatttcagaaAGTTATTGTATTACTTTATGCAAGTCTATTCTCGACAACGTTTGCGCTCGGCTCTGAATGTGCCCAGTGATTTTAGCTTTCATTTCCAAGTTGGCTTGAATCCATTTTAGTTATGGAAAAATTCTTGGTAGAGTATTGCCAAAATGGGCGGAAGTGCAGCAATTGTCATTCGAAGCTgtctttcgttctttttccgGCATCTCTACTTGTGAACAGGACACATTAGATTTAGCTGCTTATTGAACAATGTCTAAGAGAggtattttttgtgttttcttgcTTAAAATGTGAAACAGTAATCATATCTGGTGTTTCGACGACCTATTGCGTGTTGAGGAATTTGCTTTAAACTTTGTGGCTCGACTACGCGTGTTGATTCATCACCAATACAAACCGATGTTATGTTCCTgttaaagcaaaaaatgtaaaaagtAATAGATGATTTCTTATACTTTTTAAAATAGGACGTGGAGGATCCGCGGGAGGAAAGTTCCGTATTTCTCTCGGTCTACCAGTGGGCGCAGTCATCAATTGTGCCGACAATACGGGCGCCAAGAACCTGTATGTAATTGCCGTTCATGGCATCCGTGGTCGTCTGAACCGTCTGCCAGCGGCTGGCGTCGGAGATATGTTCGTTGCCACGGTCAAGAAAGGCAAACCGGAGTTGAGGAAAAAGGTATTTGTTTATCAAACTGTCAAACAAAGTTGTCGatataattaaatatttgaaaaacgaTTGTGCTCTAGGTAATGCCTGCTGTTGTCATTCGACAACGTAAGCCGTTCCGCAGGCGAGACGGTGTTTTTCTCTATTTTGAGGACAATGCTGGTGTAATAGTCAACAACAAGGGTGAAATGAAAGGCTCTGCGATCACTGGACCCGTTGCAAAAGAGTGTGCCGACCTGTGGCCCCGTATCGCCTCCAACGCAGGTTCAATTGCATAAAGGaccgtttgttgttaaccAAGTGGATTAACAATGGATGCGCAGTGTGTGAAAGAATTTGTTATGTTTCAAtgcgaaagtgaaacagaaaaagcCGGTTTTTGATGCTCCATCTTATCAAAAATCGGAATAAAACACACAATGGATAAACCTAGTTTCGAAAAGTGTACTTGAAACGGTTGTAAGCTTGTGCGGGCTATCGTTAATTGTTTCGTTCGAAAGTTTTGAAGTGGATATCGGCAGGTAAGATGGTAATCAATATTGGCACTCCGACTCCGCCGGTCTACCCACTTGCGGGCTAGCGCCTTCGTTCAACAACGGCTTTTATCCAGAGCGTTCTCGCATCGCTATCGATGCAATGTGGCCATCTCAAAATGGGCCTACCACGTCCCCTCTTtcttgaacttttttttctttaaactGTTTTCCCACTCAATCTCATTCTTCAGCCCAGTTCTTGCTGGGCACTACTGgtactaaaaaaaatgccatcGGCATAGTTTTCAATTACTTCAATTATTATGTGCAACTGAAAGTCTAACGTTAAGTTGGTGCTtatacggctctgcccgttctaataataaacaataatatCTTTTGGTTTAAATAATTAGTAATTTATTCCTCTTTCGTTGTAGAATGTTTTCTCCTCATGCTCATTACTAGCATTGTAAAAAGAATTCGAAAGACTGGTTTCACGACAGCCATTTCCGGCAACATTTCTGTTgccaattgtttgtttactggCGCTTGAATTCTGGTTGTGATTGAAACGGTTATCATTAGTTCTTTCAAATTCCATCTCACCACGATTTCGATGGTTACCTGTCTGCACCGTTTGGCCTGTGAGCACGGAATTTACCGGTCGTGCTCGATGAGCAGCATACCGTAAATTGGGTCTATTTTGTACGCTATTTCCATCTTCCAAATCTTCTTCGTGACTAATATCAAAGATGTTGGATATTTCCGTTTCAAATGATTCCCCGTAGTCTTGTGCGTCCGGGATACTATCTTTATGGCGGCGGGAAGGGTGACGCTTgtttttatcaacattttctcGGATATCTAATACAGCCTTTGTACTAGCAGCTTCTGTTCGGTATCCTCGAGCATTGTTAATATTGGCCATCTGGTGTTCGTCGTCATTTCGACTGCAAAAATACCAGTTACTTGTACAAATTATTGCATTGCATTTAATATATTATATATACATTGATTAATATATGTATATTATATTCTTAATTTGATCTTACGCTTTCGGTACATTGGTTTTATAACCATTTCTTGGAATCTCTCCTAAATCACTTTGGTGAGACCGTCCGATGACACTGTTATGCTgatcttcacatttttccacTCTTTCAAACTGGTCTTTTGGGTAGCTGCAGACGAATAGCAAATCAGTACGGTACGGTGCTACCATTGTGCGAAACAATCTCCAAAATTTACCTTTCTTCTTCATTTTGATTGTTCAGCAACTTGACCgcattttttatgtaaatcgACAACAACACAATCAAGACGAAAATGAGGACAATTAAACATCCAAAGACTGCAATGAGCAAGTATATTTGATTCTGCAGCTCCATCGTTGTAATTTGCACCAGCGTTACGTTTCTTCCTGGGATTCGTGAATGTAGACCACACTTTTGAGTAAACTAATATTTCTCTCCACTCTTCGTTCGGTCTGGAAGCAACAACTTTGCTTCTACTTTACCTACTAAACAGATTATTTAAtacaaccaaaacaaacgaaactaACTACGGTGCCAAAGCACATCTGAAATTTGCAGTTGTCTGATTCTCGTCTGTTCTACTTTTTC
It includes:
- the LOC128271288 gene encoding coatomer subunit alpha → MLTNFETKSARVKGLSFHPKRPWILASLHSGVIQLWDYRISTLIEKFDEHDGPVRGIAFHNQQPLFVSGGDDFKIKVWNYKQRRCIFTLLGHLDYVRTTVFHHEYPWILSASDDQTIRIWNWQSRSCICVLTGHNHYVMCAQFHMSDEDIIVSASLDQTVRIWDISGLRKKNVAPGPAGLDDHLKNPGTADLFGQADAVVKHVLEGHDRGVNWASFHPSMPLIASGADDRQVKLWRMNEYKAWEVDTCRGHYHNVSCVLFHPRADLIISNSEDKSIRVWDMTKRQCIHTFRRENERFWILAAHPNLNLFAAGHDSGTIVFKLERERPAYAVYGNCLYYVKERFLRELDFNTNTDAVVMTIRGGGKMPVYSMSYNPALNAVLLCTRTSNLENSTYDLYSIPQKDSGSQNKETDSKRSSGVTAVWVARNRFAVLDRTNQLVIKNFKNEVTKKVQTPVCDEIFYAGTGMLLLREPEHVTLFDVQQLRSLAQVKIAKCKYVVWSTDMSHVALLAKHTLNICNRRLDLLCSIHESARIKSGAWDESGVFIYTTSNHIKYAIINGDHGIIRTLDLPIYITRVKNSQVFCLDRECRTRLLTIDTTEYKFKLALINRKYEEVLHMVRNARLVGQSIIAYLQQKGYPEVALHFVKDEKTRFGLALECGNIEVALEAAKAMDDKQCWERLAQSALMQGNHQVVEMCYQRTKNFDKLSFLYLITGNLEKLKKMNKIAEIRKDVSAQYQGALLLGDVKERVSILKNCKQTSLAYLTAKTHGLEDDAVQLAEEIVADGKDLPEVYVNAKFLRPPVPIQQAESNWPLLTVSKGFFEGTMMSRGATTVHQALAPSETVAEAATEEDGWGVDDDMQDGDRFEDAKEDDDTRTGGDGGDGAGWDVGDDDLELPEELMSKISASNATGNKSFFAVPPKGHVPSHFWSLNSQLAADHVRAGSYDSACRLLNDQVGVVNFEPYQGLFLESFVASRTSYRGLPHVPALSAYPNRNWKELNPKNGHPVLAFKLNDLVQSLQNCYQLTTTGKFGEAIEKLQYIILCIPLLIVETRQEIAEAQQLLTICREYVVGLQMETERKILPKNTLDEQKRICELAAYFTHVNLQPVHQILTLRTALNLFFKLKNYKTAASFARRVLELGPRPEVAQQARKILQACEMNEVDEHTLLYDEHNPFTLCAVTYRPIYRGKAEEKCSLCAASYQPPYKGITCVVCKVAEVGKDVIGLRISTAQFK
- the LOC128271295 gene encoding 60S ribosomal protein L23 produces the protein MSKRGRGGSAGGKFRISLGLPVGAVINCADNTGAKNLYVIAVHGIRGRLNRLPAAGVGDMFVATVKKGKPELRKKVMPAVVIRQRKPFRRRDGVFLYFEDNAGVIVNNKGEMKGSAITGPVAKECADLWPRIASNAGSIA